A DNA window from Xylocopa sonorina isolate GNS202 unplaced genomic scaffold, iyXylSono1_principal scaffold0049, whole genome shotgun sequence contains the following coding sequences:
- the LOC143432181 gene encoding uncharacterized protein LOC143432181, with the protein MAKKVAEATQEIQASEFRNVKLPTFWKEEPRLWFTMLDREFAAYNIKADAVKSSAVVRNLDQATMKIILDVIEAPPEQSTYEDIKQALIERMARSEEANLRKLLSGIELGNRKPSELLREMKQLAGKSVTESAMRTMWIQRLPTRTQEILALLEETPLEKMAKIADKSREWSEPPQVAAISDATQPRKEATPSAQDGDLAAITKRLARIETQLARRHRSPQRYEHARRWYRQRSNSKSQERKNGFCYYHNRFKGNSNRCRPPCTWTAPDKRTPEN; encoded by the coding sequence atggCTAAGAAAGTAGCAGAAGCAACGCAAGAGATTCAGGCAAGTGAATTTAGGAACGTAAAACTACCCACATTTTGGAAGGAAGAACCGCGACTATGGTTTACCATGCTAGATCGGGAATTTGCCGCATACAATATAAAAGCGGACGCGGTAAAGAGTTCAGCGGTAGTGAGGAACCTGGATCAGGCtacaatgaaaataatattagACGTAATAGAAGCACCCCCGGAACAATCAACGTACGAGGACATCAAGCAGGCTCTGATAGAGCGGATGGCCAGGTCGGAAGAAGCCAATCTACGGAAACTCCTCTCTGGCATAGAGCTAGGAAATAGGAAGCCATCGGAGCTGTTAAGGGAAATGAAACAGCTAGCCGGGAAAAGCGTAACAGAGAGCGCAATGCGGACCATGTGGATACAGCGATTACCCACAAGGACACAAGAAATTCTAGCTTTGTTAGAAGAGACTCCGCTGGAAAAGATGGCGAAAATCGCTGACAAATCAAGAGAATGGTCGGAGCCACCACAAGTGGCCGCCATTTCCGACGCCACGCAACCCCGGAAGGAAGCTACCCCCAGCGCGCAAGATGGCGACCTCGCCGCCATTACAAAACGTTTGGCGCGGATCGAGACTCAATTAGCGAGACGACACCGCAGCCCACAGCGATACGAACACGCACGGCGATGGTACAGGCAGAGAAGCAACTCCAAGTCACAGGAGAGGAAAAATGGTTTTTGTTATTACCATAATAGAttcaaaggaaatagcaataGATGCCGACCGCCCTGCACATGGACCGCGCCGGACAAAAGGACTCCGGAAAACTAA